One region of Osmia lignaria lignaria isolate PbOS001 chromosome 7, iyOsmLign1, whole genome shotgun sequence genomic DNA includes:
- the Vps11 gene encoding vacuolar protein sorting 11 isoform X3 has translation MAFLEWRRFNFFDLKKEVDGGKIAKALGEAQVTAATSGNGNLVFGDNTGNVHLVNRTYDVTTFRAYEITLTLAQQVQHSTYLFTIGEDEPGCNPTIKVWNVAKPDKQGNPTCVRISRAIPSYRAVPATALCVHTCLTLMAIGFGDGSIMLYRGDLTRERKNKIKVLKDTNLSITGLAIRSTSKQTHLFVATPNSVFLYNITIKDKEFKSPLDIMGCARKCSVLAETMQDSHFMIGHDKAIYCYTPDGKGPCYAVGGQKIMLEWFRSYLVIIAKEGADVPRTTTTISAKPSTIEPIPPGVDKHMITVLDIHNKFTVFSAPMLSVQAVLSEWGGFFILSGDSKLYHLDEKDLQSKLALLFKKNLYDVSIRIAKNQQYDAEGLVDIFRQYGDHLYSKGDHNGAIEQYIKTIGKLEPSYVIRKFLDSQHIDNLTTYLQALHKNGQATEDHTTLLLNCYTKLNHTDKLKEFIMTKDREVDFDVEIAIKVCRQASPEDALLLAQKHGRHEWYLRIQIEDKHEYKKALEYMATLEFEEAESNMKKYGNILIENVPNESTQFLKTLCTNYRPSNKPLVDQEALDGTVDQHIDKANPEDFIHLFLNNSERLVEFLEHLVKTDTKWSTLVYNTLVEHYLHVWSALDNDVAKVQYEQKIIRLLQSSEACYDKDQILILCHQHSFRRGLLFLYEESKLYQEILRFHLREGDSEQVLATCKRFGHQDPNLWVQALWSVARNKEAPTKLLADILAYIAQERLLSPLMVIDAISTSLSCTMGDVKTYLNSVLRTEHEQTQADIELTEKYRADTQKIRQQIESIKNNTIIFQGSRCSACRDQLELPSVHFMCQHSYHQHCFQSFSENENECPACLPNNKKLLDIIRAQEQSRDLHETFHSLLDRAEDPFSLVADYFGRGVFKKLMVITDTDKSLSTASTKFEEPKLNYGPGAEARIRLTEGKNTTLGSGISTPRGNSRKASPVPIREARILNNTPKSSPIQKSFVPPKTPITPSNPFEADDYDESKNPFSEANDYDDDKNPFKDDEDDYNKNLNPFGR, from the exons ATGGCATTTCTCGAG TGGAGACGCTTCAATTTTTTCGATCTTAAGAAAGAAGTCGATGGCGGGAAAATTGCTAAAGCACTTGGC GAGGCTCAAGTTACTGCAGCGACGAGCGGTAATGGGAACTTAGTTTTCGGAGATAACACgggcaatgtgcatttagtgaACAGGACCTACGACGTTACCACTTTTCGTGCTTACGAAATCACGTTAACCTTAGCTCAACAAGTTCAACATTCCACGTATCTGTTTACCATTGGT GAAGATGAACCAGGTTGTAATCCTACAATAAAGGTCTGGAATGTAGCTAAACCAGACAAACAAGGAAATCCAACATGTGTCAGAATAAGTAGAGCCATACCTAGTTACAGAGCTGTTCCTGCAACTGCATTGTGTGTACACACATGTCTTACTTTAATGGCCATTGGCTTTGGGGATGGCTCAATTATGCTTTATAG GGGTGATTTGActagagaaagaaagaataaaataaaggtgTTGAAAGACACAAATCTTTCTATTACTGGTTTAGCAATAAGATCCACAAGTAAACAAACTCATTTATTTGTTGCTACACCAAATAGTGTTTTCCtttataatattactattaaGGATAAAGAATTTAAATCACCTTTGGATATTATGGGTTGTGCTAGAAAGTGTAGTGTTCTTGCAGAGACTATGCAAGATAGTCACTTCATGATTGGCCATGATAAA GCAATCTATTGTTATACACCAGATGGTAAAGGCCCTTGTTATGCAGTAGGAGGTCAGAAGATAATGTTAGAGTGGTTTAGAAGTTATTTAGTTATCATAGCAAAAGAAGGTGCTGATGTTCCAAGAACCACAACCACCATTTCTGCAAAACCTAG tACTATAGAACCAATACCTCCAGGAGTAGATAAACATATGATCACAGTACTGGATATACATAACAAGTTCACTGTTTTCTCTGCACCAATGTTATCCGTGCAGGCAGTTTTATCTGAATGGGGAGGATTTTTTATACTCAGCGGTGACAGTAAACTGTACCACCTGGATGAAAAAGACTTGCAATCAAAATTAGCATTACTTTTCAAAAAGAATTTATATGACGTGTCTATCAG GATAGCTAAAAATCAGCAGTACGATGCTGAAGGCCTTGTCGATATATTTCGACAATACGGTGATCATTTATACTCGAAAGGTGATCATAACGGAGCGATAGAGCAGTATATAAAAACTATTGGGAAATTGGAACCTTCGTACGTGATCAGAAAATTCTTAGATTCTCAGCACATCGATAATTTAACAACTTATCTGCAAGCCTTGCATAAAAACGGACAAGCAACGGAAGATCATACTACTTTGTTACTAAATTGTTATACAAAGCTGAATCATACGGATAAATTAAAGGAATTTATCATG ACGAAAGACAGGGAGGTCGATTTCGAcgttgaaattgcgataaaagTTTGTCGTCAAGCATCACCGGAAGATGCCTTACTTCTTGCACAAAAGCATGGTCGCCACGAATGGTATCTTCGCATTCAAATAGAAGATAAGCACGAGTATAAAAAAGCGTTAGAATACATGGCAACTTTAGAATTTGAAGAA gCGGAGTCTAATATGAAGAAATATGGTAATATTCTCATAGAAAACGTGCCAAATGAATCTACGCAATTTTTAAAGACCTTATGTACCAATTATAGGCCTTCGAATAAACCGCTCGTTGATCag GAAGCGTTAGATGGTACCGTGGACCAACATATTGATAAAGCTAATCCAGAAGACTTCATTCAcctgtttttaaataattcagaaCGTTTAGTGGAATTCTTAGAACATCTAGTAAAAACAGATACCAA GTGGAGTACTCTGGTATATAATACATTGGTAGAACATTATCTCCATGTCTGGTCAGCCTTAGATAATGATGTAGCTAAAGTGCAATATGAACAGAAGATTATACGTCTGTTGCAAAGTTCGGAAGCGTGTTATGATAAAGACCAGATATTAATTTTATGCCATCAGCATAGCTTTAGGCGCGGTTTGCTCTTTCTTTACGAAGAAAGTAAACT ATACCAGGAAATATTGCGATTTCATTTACGAGAAGGAGACAGCGAGCAAGTTTTGGCTACTTGCAAACGATTTGGCCATCAGGATCCAAATCTATGGGTACAGGCATTGTGGAGTGTTGCAAGAAACAAAGAAGCGCCGACTAAACTTCTTGCAGATATATTGGCCTACATAG CACAAGAGAGACTTTTATCGCCACTAATGGTCATTGACGCAATTTCAACTTCACTTTCTTGTACCATGGGAGATGTAAAAACTTATTTAAACAGCGTACTGCGAACAGAGCACGAACAGACACAGGCAGACATAGAATTAACTGAGAAGTATCGAGCAGACACTCAAAAAATACGACAGCAAATAGAATCGATTAAAAATAACACAATAATCTTTCAAGGATCGCGTTGCAGTGCGTGTCGTGATCAATTAGAATTGCCATCAGTACACTTTATGTGTCAACATTCGTACCATCAACA TTGTTTCCAAAGTTTCTCGGAAAACGAAAATGAATGTCCTGCCTGTTTGccaaataataaaaagttattGGATATTATAAGGGCTCAAGAACAGTCGAGAGATCTTCACGAAACATTTCACAGTCTTCTTGATCGAGCAGAAGATCCATTTTCATTAGTTGCCGATTATTTCGGACGGGGAGTGTTTAAAAAGTTAATGGTGATCACTGATACCGACAAATCATTGTCTACAGCATCGACGAAATTCGAGGAACCAAAATTAAACTATGGCCCAGGAGCAGAGGCCAGAATTAGATTAACAGAGGGAAAAAATACAACACTAG GTAGTGGTATATCTACTCCTCGAGGAAATTCAAGGAAAGCATCGCCAGTGCCTATACGGGAGGCTCGTATTTTAAATAACACGCCGAAATCATCACCGATTCAGAAGTCCTTTGTACCACCAAAAACACCAATCACTCCATCCAATCCGTTCGAAGCGGATGATTATGATGAATCAAAGAATCCATTTTCTGAAGCCAACGACTACGATGACGATAAAAATCCATTTAAGGACGATGAGGATGATTATAACAAAAACTTGAATCCCTTTGGTAGATAa
- the Vps11 gene encoding vacuolar protein sorting 11 isoform X1, whose protein sequence is MAFLEWRRFNFFDLKKEVDGGKIAKALGEAQVTAATSGNGNLVFGDNTGNVHLVNRTYDVTTFRAYEITLTLAQQVQHSTYLFTIGEDEPGCNPTIKVWNVAKPDKQGNPTCVRISRAIPSYRAVPATALCVHTCLTLMAIGFGDGSIMLYRGDLTRERKNKIKVLKDTNLSITGLAIRSTSKQTHLFVATPNSVFLYNITIKDKEFKSPLDIMGCARKCSVLAETMQDSHFMIGHDKAIYCYTPDGKGPCYAVGGQKIMLEWFRSYLVIIAKEGADVPRTTTTISAKPSTIEPIPPGVDKHMITVLDIHNKFTVFSAPMLSVQAVLSEWGGFFILSGDSKLYHLDEKDLQSKLALLFKKNLYDVSIRIAKNQQYDAEGLVDIFRQYGDHLYSKGDHNGAIEQYIKTIGKLEPSYVIRKFLDSQHIDNLTTYLQALHKNGQATEDHTTLLLNCYTKLNHTDKLKEFIMTKDREVDFDVEIAIKVCRQASPEDALLLAQKHGRHEWYLRIQIEDKHEYKKALEYMATLEFEEAESNMKKYGNILIENVPNESTQFLKTLCTNYRPSNKPLVDQEALDGTVDQHIDKANPEDFIHLFLNNSERLVEFLEHLVKTDTKWSTLVYNTLVEHYLHVWSALDNDVAKVQYEQKIIRLLQSSEACYDKDQILILCHQHSFRRGLLFLYEESKLYQEILRFHLREGDSEQVLATCKRFGHQDPNLWVQALWSVARNKEAPTKLLADILAYIAQERLLSPLMVIDAISTSLSCTMGDVKTYLNSVLRTEHEQTQADIELTEKYRADTQKIRQQIESIKNNTIIFQGSRCSACRDQLELPSVHFMCQHSYHQHCFQSFSENENECPACLPNNKKLLDIIRAQEQSRDLHETFHSLLDRAEDPFSLVADYFGRGVFKKLMVITDTDKSLSTASTKFEEPKLNYGPGAEARIRLTEGKNTTLAVDDRLRSFPKSDLYSSSLEANISGTGSGISTPRGNSRKASPVPIREARILNNTPKSSPIQKSFVPPKTPITPSNPFEADDYDESKNPFSEANDYDDDKNPFKDDEDDYNKNLNPFGR, encoded by the exons ATGGCATTTCTCGAG TGGAGACGCTTCAATTTTTTCGATCTTAAGAAAGAAGTCGATGGCGGGAAAATTGCTAAAGCACTTGGC GAGGCTCAAGTTACTGCAGCGACGAGCGGTAATGGGAACTTAGTTTTCGGAGATAACACgggcaatgtgcatttagtgaACAGGACCTACGACGTTACCACTTTTCGTGCTTACGAAATCACGTTAACCTTAGCTCAACAAGTTCAACATTCCACGTATCTGTTTACCATTGGT GAAGATGAACCAGGTTGTAATCCTACAATAAAGGTCTGGAATGTAGCTAAACCAGACAAACAAGGAAATCCAACATGTGTCAGAATAAGTAGAGCCATACCTAGTTACAGAGCTGTTCCTGCAACTGCATTGTGTGTACACACATGTCTTACTTTAATGGCCATTGGCTTTGGGGATGGCTCAATTATGCTTTATAG GGGTGATTTGActagagaaagaaagaataaaataaaggtgTTGAAAGACACAAATCTTTCTATTACTGGTTTAGCAATAAGATCCACAAGTAAACAAACTCATTTATTTGTTGCTACACCAAATAGTGTTTTCCtttataatattactattaaGGATAAAGAATTTAAATCACCTTTGGATATTATGGGTTGTGCTAGAAAGTGTAGTGTTCTTGCAGAGACTATGCAAGATAGTCACTTCATGATTGGCCATGATAAA GCAATCTATTGTTATACACCAGATGGTAAAGGCCCTTGTTATGCAGTAGGAGGTCAGAAGATAATGTTAGAGTGGTTTAGAAGTTATTTAGTTATCATAGCAAAAGAAGGTGCTGATGTTCCAAGAACCACAACCACCATTTCTGCAAAACCTAG tACTATAGAACCAATACCTCCAGGAGTAGATAAACATATGATCACAGTACTGGATATACATAACAAGTTCACTGTTTTCTCTGCACCAATGTTATCCGTGCAGGCAGTTTTATCTGAATGGGGAGGATTTTTTATACTCAGCGGTGACAGTAAACTGTACCACCTGGATGAAAAAGACTTGCAATCAAAATTAGCATTACTTTTCAAAAAGAATTTATATGACGTGTCTATCAG GATAGCTAAAAATCAGCAGTACGATGCTGAAGGCCTTGTCGATATATTTCGACAATACGGTGATCATTTATACTCGAAAGGTGATCATAACGGAGCGATAGAGCAGTATATAAAAACTATTGGGAAATTGGAACCTTCGTACGTGATCAGAAAATTCTTAGATTCTCAGCACATCGATAATTTAACAACTTATCTGCAAGCCTTGCATAAAAACGGACAAGCAACGGAAGATCATACTACTTTGTTACTAAATTGTTATACAAAGCTGAATCATACGGATAAATTAAAGGAATTTATCATG ACGAAAGACAGGGAGGTCGATTTCGAcgttgaaattgcgataaaagTTTGTCGTCAAGCATCACCGGAAGATGCCTTACTTCTTGCACAAAAGCATGGTCGCCACGAATGGTATCTTCGCATTCAAATAGAAGATAAGCACGAGTATAAAAAAGCGTTAGAATACATGGCAACTTTAGAATTTGAAGAA gCGGAGTCTAATATGAAGAAATATGGTAATATTCTCATAGAAAACGTGCCAAATGAATCTACGCAATTTTTAAAGACCTTATGTACCAATTATAGGCCTTCGAATAAACCGCTCGTTGATCag GAAGCGTTAGATGGTACCGTGGACCAACATATTGATAAAGCTAATCCAGAAGACTTCATTCAcctgtttttaaataattcagaaCGTTTAGTGGAATTCTTAGAACATCTAGTAAAAACAGATACCAA GTGGAGTACTCTGGTATATAATACATTGGTAGAACATTATCTCCATGTCTGGTCAGCCTTAGATAATGATGTAGCTAAAGTGCAATATGAACAGAAGATTATACGTCTGTTGCAAAGTTCGGAAGCGTGTTATGATAAAGACCAGATATTAATTTTATGCCATCAGCATAGCTTTAGGCGCGGTTTGCTCTTTCTTTACGAAGAAAGTAAACT ATACCAGGAAATATTGCGATTTCATTTACGAGAAGGAGACAGCGAGCAAGTTTTGGCTACTTGCAAACGATTTGGCCATCAGGATCCAAATCTATGGGTACAGGCATTGTGGAGTGTTGCAAGAAACAAAGAAGCGCCGACTAAACTTCTTGCAGATATATTGGCCTACATAG CACAAGAGAGACTTTTATCGCCACTAATGGTCATTGACGCAATTTCAACTTCACTTTCTTGTACCATGGGAGATGTAAAAACTTATTTAAACAGCGTACTGCGAACAGAGCACGAACAGACACAGGCAGACATAGAATTAACTGAGAAGTATCGAGCAGACACTCAAAAAATACGACAGCAAATAGAATCGATTAAAAATAACACAATAATCTTTCAAGGATCGCGTTGCAGTGCGTGTCGTGATCAATTAGAATTGCCATCAGTACACTTTATGTGTCAACATTCGTACCATCAACA TTGTTTCCAAAGTTTCTCGGAAAACGAAAATGAATGTCCTGCCTGTTTGccaaataataaaaagttattGGATATTATAAGGGCTCAAGAACAGTCGAGAGATCTTCACGAAACATTTCACAGTCTTCTTGATCGAGCAGAAGATCCATTTTCATTAGTTGCCGATTATTTCGGACGGGGAGTGTTTAAAAAGTTAATGGTGATCACTGATACCGACAAATCATTGTCTACAGCATCGACGAAATTCGAGGAACCAAAATTAAACTATGGCCCAGGAGCAGAGGCCAGAATTAGATTAACAGAGGGAAAAAATACAACACTAG CAGTAGATGATCGTTTGCGTTCTTTCCCAAAATCGGATCTTTACTCTTCGTCGTTAGAAGCAAATATTTCTGGCACAGGTAGTGGTATATCTACTCCTCGAGGAAATTCAAGGAAAGCATCGCCAGTGCCTATACGGGAGGCTCGTATTTTAAATAACACGCCGAAATCATCACCGATTCAGAAGTCCTTTGTACCACCAAAAACACCAATCACTCCATCCAATCCGTTCGAAGCGGATGATTATGATGAATCAAAGAATCCATTTTCTGAAGCCAACGACTACGATGACGATAAAAATCCATTTAAGGACGATGAGGATGATTATAACAAAAACTTGAATCCCTTTGGTAGATAa
- the Vps11 gene encoding vacuolar protein sorting 11 isoform X4, translating into MAFLEWRRFNFFDLKKEVDGGKIAKALGEAQVTAATSGNGNLVFGDNTGNVHLVNRTYDVTTFRAYEITLTLAQQVQHSTYLFTIGEDEPGCNPTIKVWNVAKPDKQGNPTCVRISRAIPSYRAVPATALCVHTCLTLMAIGFGDGSIMLYRGDLTRERKNKIKVLKDTNLSITGLAIRSTSKQTHLFVATPNSVFLYNITIKDKEFKSPLDIMGCARKCSVLAETMQDSHFMIGHDKAIYCYTPDGKGPCYAVGGQKIMLEWFRSYLVIIAKEGADVPRTTTTISAKPSTIEPIPPGVDKHMITVLDIHNKFTVFSAPMLSVQAVLSEWGGFFILSGDSKLYHLDEKDLQSKLALLFKKNLYDVSIRIAKNQQYDAEGLVDIFRQYGDHLYSKGDHNGAIEQYIKTIGKLEPSYVIRKFLDSQHIDNLTTYLQALHKNGQATEDHTTLLLNCYTKLNHTDKLKEFIMTKDREVDFDVEIAIKVCRQASPEDALLLAQKHGRHEWYLRIQIEDKHEYKKALEYMATLEFEEAESNMKKYGNILIENVPNESTQFLKTLCTNYRPSNKPLVDQEALDGTVDQHIDKANPEDFIHLFLNNSERLVEFLEHLVKTDTKWSTLVYNTLVEHYLHVWSALDNDVAKVQYEQKIIRLLQSSEACYDKDQILILCHQHSFRRGLLFLYEESKLYQEILRFHLREGDSEQVLATCKRFGHQDPNLWVQALWSVARNKEAPTKLLADILAYIAQERLLSPLMVIDAISTSLSCTMGDVKTYLNSVLRTEHEQTQADIELTEKYRADTQKIRQQIESIKNNTIIFQGSRCSACRDQLELPSVHFMCQHSYHQHCFQSFSENENECPACLPNNKKLLDIIRAQEQSRDLHETFHSLLDRAEDPFSLVADYFGRGVFKKLMVITDTDKSLSTASTKFEEPKLNYGPGAEARIRLTEGKNTTLVSMNIFLQQ; encoded by the exons ATGGCATTTCTCGAG TGGAGACGCTTCAATTTTTTCGATCTTAAGAAAGAAGTCGATGGCGGGAAAATTGCTAAAGCACTTGGC GAGGCTCAAGTTACTGCAGCGACGAGCGGTAATGGGAACTTAGTTTTCGGAGATAACACgggcaatgtgcatttagtgaACAGGACCTACGACGTTACCACTTTTCGTGCTTACGAAATCACGTTAACCTTAGCTCAACAAGTTCAACATTCCACGTATCTGTTTACCATTGGT GAAGATGAACCAGGTTGTAATCCTACAATAAAGGTCTGGAATGTAGCTAAACCAGACAAACAAGGAAATCCAACATGTGTCAGAATAAGTAGAGCCATACCTAGTTACAGAGCTGTTCCTGCAACTGCATTGTGTGTACACACATGTCTTACTTTAATGGCCATTGGCTTTGGGGATGGCTCAATTATGCTTTATAG GGGTGATTTGActagagaaagaaagaataaaataaaggtgTTGAAAGACACAAATCTTTCTATTACTGGTTTAGCAATAAGATCCACAAGTAAACAAACTCATTTATTTGTTGCTACACCAAATAGTGTTTTCCtttataatattactattaaGGATAAAGAATTTAAATCACCTTTGGATATTATGGGTTGTGCTAGAAAGTGTAGTGTTCTTGCAGAGACTATGCAAGATAGTCACTTCATGATTGGCCATGATAAA GCAATCTATTGTTATACACCAGATGGTAAAGGCCCTTGTTATGCAGTAGGAGGTCAGAAGATAATGTTAGAGTGGTTTAGAAGTTATTTAGTTATCATAGCAAAAGAAGGTGCTGATGTTCCAAGAACCACAACCACCATTTCTGCAAAACCTAG tACTATAGAACCAATACCTCCAGGAGTAGATAAACATATGATCACAGTACTGGATATACATAACAAGTTCACTGTTTTCTCTGCACCAATGTTATCCGTGCAGGCAGTTTTATCTGAATGGGGAGGATTTTTTATACTCAGCGGTGACAGTAAACTGTACCACCTGGATGAAAAAGACTTGCAATCAAAATTAGCATTACTTTTCAAAAAGAATTTATATGACGTGTCTATCAG GATAGCTAAAAATCAGCAGTACGATGCTGAAGGCCTTGTCGATATATTTCGACAATACGGTGATCATTTATACTCGAAAGGTGATCATAACGGAGCGATAGAGCAGTATATAAAAACTATTGGGAAATTGGAACCTTCGTACGTGATCAGAAAATTCTTAGATTCTCAGCACATCGATAATTTAACAACTTATCTGCAAGCCTTGCATAAAAACGGACAAGCAACGGAAGATCATACTACTTTGTTACTAAATTGTTATACAAAGCTGAATCATACGGATAAATTAAAGGAATTTATCATG ACGAAAGACAGGGAGGTCGATTTCGAcgttgaaattgcgataaaagTTTGTCGTCAAGCATCACCGGAAGATGCCTTACTTCTTGCACAAAAGCATGGTCGCCACGAATGGTATCTTCGCATTCAAATAGAAGATAAGCACGAGTATAAAAAAGCGTTAGAATACATGGCAACTTTAGAATTTGAAGAA gCGGAGTCTAATATGAAGAAATATGGTAATATTCTCATAGAAAACGTGCCAAATGAATCTACGCAATTTTTAAAGACCTTATGTACCAATTATAGGCCTTCGAATAAACCGCTCGTTGATCag GAAGCGTTAGATGGTACCGTGGACCAACATATTGATAAAGCTAATCCAGAAGACTTCATTCAcctgtttttaaataattcagaaCGTTTAGTGGAATTCTTAGAACATCTAGTAAAAACAGATACCAA GTGGAGTACTCTGGTATATAATACATTGGTAGAACATTATCTCCATGTCTGGTCAGCCTTAGATAATGATGTAGCTAAAGTGCAATATGAACAGAAGATTATACGTCTGTTGCAAAGTTCGGAAGCGTGTTATGATAAAGACCAGATATTAATTTTATGCCATCAGCATAGCTTTAGGCGCGGTTTGCTCTTTCTTTACGAAGAAAGTAAACT ATACCAGGAAATATTGCGATTTCATTTACGAGAAGGAGACAGCGAGCAAGTTTTGGCTACTTGCAAACGATTTGGCCATCAGGATCCAAATCTATGGGTACAGGCATTGTGGAGTGTTGCAAGAAACAAAGAAGCGCCGACTAAACTTCTTGCAGATATATTGGCCTACATAG CACAAGAGAGACTTTTATCGCCACTAATGGTCATTGACGCAATTTCAACTTCACTTTCTTGTACCATGGGAGATGTAAAAACTTATTTAAACAGCGTACTGCGAACAGAGCACGAACAGACACAGGCAGACATAGAATTAACTGAGAAGTATCGAGCAGACACTCAAAAAATACGACAGCAAATAGAATCGATTAAAAATAACACAATAATCTTTCAAGGATCGCGTTGCAGTGCGTGTCGTGATCAATTAGAATTGCCATCAGTACACTTTATGTGTCAACATTCGTACCATCAACA TTGTTTCCAAAGTTTCTCGGAAAACGAAAATGAATGTCCTGCCTGTTTGccaaataataaaaagttattGGATATTATAAGGGCTCAAGAACAGTCGAGAGATCTTCACGAAACATTTCACAGTCTTCTTGATCGAGCAGAAGATCCATTTTCATTAGTTGCCGATTATTTCGGACGGGGAGTGTTTAAAAAGTTAATGGTGATCACTGATACCGACAAATCATTGTCTACAGCATCGACGAAATTCGAGGAACCAAAATTAAACTATGGCCCAGGAGCAGAGGCCAGAATTAGATTAACAGAGGGAAAAAATACAACACTAG TTTCTATGAATATATTTCTACAGCAGTAG